A single Azospirillum sp. TSA2s DNA region contains:
- a CDS encoding MarR family winged helix-turn-helix transcriptional regulator, which produces MSERPGQGDAWSTDEELVTLLDQVSRLVYGISFTEGLFPAQWVALRYFHDAPEPARTLTALARFQRIHLAPVSRTVSTLVDKGFLARRPHPGFKRGWLFDLTDEGRALLHRDPLRQSLTPPLAAMAEDERAMLGRLMKRIITHMQAGTATAEDGAPVA; this is translated from the coding sequence GTGTCGGAAAGGCCGGGGCAAGGCGACGCTTGGTCGACAGACGAGGAGCTGGTCACATTGCTGGATCAGGTCAGCCGGCTTGTCTATGGCATCAGCTTCACCGAAGGGCTTTTCCCGGCGCAATGGGTGGCGCTGCGCTATTTCCATGACGCGCCGGAGCCGGCGCGCACCCTGACCGCGCTGGCCCGGTTCCAGCGGATCCATCTGGCACCGGTGTCGCGCACGGTGTCCACCCTTGTGGACAAGGGGTTTCTGGCCCGCCGCCCGCATCCGGGATTCAAGCGCGGCTGGCTGTTCGACCTGACGGACGAGGGGCGGGCCCTGCTGCACCGCGATCCCCTGCGCCAGTCGCTGACCCCGCCGCTCGCCGCCATGGCGGAGGATGAACGGGCGATGCTGGGCCGCCTGATGAAGCGGATCATCACCCACATGCAGGCGGGCACCGCGACCGCGGAGGACGGCGCGCCGGTCGCCTGA
- a CDS encoding HAD family hydrolase, whose translation MTGYPHVTNAFLFDLDGTLTDTVYQHVLAWKEALDEEGIALSVWRIHRKIGMSGGLFTNMLLRETGLAIEQDLLDRLRHRHTQAYKRLAAGVVPLPGARDLLDTLTELNIPWAIATSGRMETARPALEKLGVDPERAAVITRDEVEYAKPDPDLFLAAAARIGVDITSAFVVGDSIWDMIAAKRARALGIGLLSGGYGREELERSGALRVYEDPADMLTHLDEVGGRRGLAQ comes from the coding sequence ATGACCGGCTATCCCCACGTGACCAACGCCTTCCTGTTCGACCTGGACGGCACGCTGACCGACACGGTGTACCAGCATGTGCTGGCCTGGAAGGAGGCGTTGGACGAGGAGGGGATCGCCCTGTCGGTCTGGCGCATCCACCGCAAGATCGGCATGAGCGGCGGGCTGTTCACCAACATGCTGCTGCGCGAGACCGGCCTCGCCATCGAGCAGGACCTGCTCGACCGGCTGCGCCATCGCCATACGCAGGCCTACAAGCGGCTGGCCGCCGGCGTCGTCCCGCTGCCCGGCGCCCGCGATCTGCTGGACACGCTGACGGAGTTGAACATCCCCTGGGCCATCGCGACCAGCGGCCGGATGGAGACGGCGCGGCCGGCGCTGGAAAAGCTGGGCGTCGATCCCGAACGCGCCGCGGTCATCACCCGCGACGAGGTCGAATATGCCAAGCCGGACCCCGACCTGTTCCTGGCCGCCGCCGCGCGCATCGGCGTCGACATTACGAGCGCCTTCGTGGTCGGCGATAGCATCTGGGACATGATCGCCGCCAAGCGGGCGCGCGCTCTCGGCATCGGCCTGCTGTCCGGCGGCTATGGCCGGGAGGAGCTTGAGCGCTCGGGCGCGTTGCGCGTCTACGAGGATCCGGCCGACATGCTGACTCACCTGGACGAGGTGGGCGGTCGCCGCGGACTGGCGCAGTAA
- a CDS encoding MFS transporter, with product MNKIRGLRWQILALMMLGTVVNYIDRNTLGILAPTLKEQLHFSTEQYSFIVSAFQLCYSLMQPVAGYITDLVGLKLGYAMFAFVWGAAAAAHALAGSWQSMAFFRGLLGVSEAAAMPSGVKTSTLWFPAKERSIATGWFNTGSSIGAMVAPPFVIWLSLTYGWQEAFIVTGLLGVGMSALWYTLYRNPENHPRLTKEEHDYILEGQAHVELPKPSVKRVLGKGKFWSIAAARFLTEPAWQTFSFWIPLYMVSTRGMDIKQFALFAWLPFLAGDIGCILSGYLSPFFVKRFKMSLVNSRIAGVGVGAVCMVGPALISFTVSPIAAIFLFSLGAFAHQMLSSLLYALVTDTFEKQDVATATGFGGMAGYMGGMIFSLIIGQLATTIGYEPLFACLTVFDLAAFAIIALVLGQRGGKPAAAMPNAAAGAD from the coding sequence ATGAACAAGATCCGTGGTTTGCGGTGGCAAATCCTTGCCCTGATGATGCTGGGCACCGTGGTCAACTACATCGACCGCAACACGCTGGGCATCCTGGCGCCGACGCTCAAGGAGCAGCTCCACTTCTCGACCGAGCAGTATTCCTTCATCGTCAGCGCCTTCCAGCTCTGCTACAGCCTGATGCAGCCGGTCGCCGGCTACATCACCGATCTGGTCGGGCTGAAGCTGGGCTACGCGATGTTCGCCTTCGTCTGGGGCGCCGCCGCCGCCGCGCATGCACTGGCCGGCAGCTGGCAGTCGATGGCCTTCTTCCGCGGCCTGCTGGGCGTCAGCGAAGCGGCGGCGATGCCGTCGGGCGTGAAGACCTCCACCCTGTGGTTCCCGGCCAAGGAACGCTCCATCGCCACGGGCTGGTTCAACACCGGCAGCTCGATCGGTGCGATGGTCGCCCCGCCCTTCGTCATCTGGCTGTCGCTGACCTATGGCTGGCAGGAAGCCTTCATCGTCACCGGTCTGCTGGGCGTCGGCATGTCGGCCCTGTGGTACACGCTGTACCGCAACCCGGAGAACCATCCGCGCCTGACCAAGGAAGAGCACGACTATATCCTGGAAGGCCAGGCGCATGTCGAGCTGCCGAAGCCGTCGGTGAAGCGCGTGCTGGGCAAGGGCAAGTTCTGGAGCATCGCCGCCGCCCGTTTCCTGACCGAGCCGGCGTGGCAGACCTTCAGCTTCTGGATCCCGCTGTACATGGTCTCCACCCGCGGCATGGACATCAAGCAGTTCGCCCTGTTCGCCTGGCTGCCGTTCCTGGCCGGTGACATCGGCTGCATCCTCAGCGGTTACCTGTCGCCCTTCTTCGTCAAGCGCTTCAAGATGTCGCTGGTCAACTCCCGCATCGCCGGCGTCGGCGTGGGTGCGGTGTGCATGGTCGGCCCGGCCCTGATCAGCTTCACCGTCAGCCCGATCGCCGCCATCTTCCTGTTCTCGCTCGGCGCCTTCGCCCACCAGATGCTGTCCAGCCTGCTCTATGCCCTGGTCACCGACACCTTCGAGAAGCAGGACGTCGCCACGGCGACCGGTTTTGGCGGCATGGCCGGCTATATGGGCGGCATGATCTTCTCGCTGATCATCGGCCAGCTGGCCACCACCATCGGGTACGAGCCGCTGTTCGCCTGCCTGACCGTGTTCGATCTGGCCGCCTTCGCCATCATCGCCCTGGTCCTGGGTCAACGGGGGGGCAAGCCCGCCGCCGCCATGCCGAACGCCGCGGCCGGCGCCGACTGA
- the nifJ gene encoding pyruvate:ferredoxin (flavodoxin) oxidoreductase, translated as MDGNEAAASVAYRASDVIAIYPITPSSPMGEFADEWSAARRPNLWGGVPQVVEMQSEGGAAGAVHGALQAGALATTFTASQGLLLMIPNMYKIAGELTPFCMHVAARTLATHALSIFGDHSDVMACRQTGFAMLASANVQEAQDLALVAHAATLRARVPFLHFFDGFRTSHEFNCVEPFADGDLRALIDDACVDAHRRRGLTPDHPVVRGTAQNPDVFFQAREAANSWYEACPAIVQEMMDQLAARTGRAYRLFDYHGHPQAERVVIVMGSGAETCNGAVDRLVGEGERVGCLTVRLFRPFAIADFVSALPPTVRRIAVLDRTKEPGAVADPLYLDVVAALAEARAADPSAIDPVVIAGRYGLSSKEFTPAMAKAVFDELGRDRPKRRFTIGITDDVTHHSVPWDPAWGVEEPGVSRAVFFGLGADGTVGANKNSLKIIQSRTGGHAQAYFVYDSRKSGSTTVSHLRFSKDPIRAPYLIGRAEFVACHHLPLMERVEVVEMAAPGATILLNAPGTPQQVWDSLPAEVQRLCIERKLSLHAIDAGAVAREVGLGRRVNTIMQTCFFKLSGVMPVEDAIAEIKAAIAKTYARRGEEVVKRNVAAVDQALTHLRPVPVPDHVTADHDRPAPVPETAPDFVKRVTAMMIAGHGDRLPVSAFPVDGTWPTGTSKYEHRNIAAEAPGWNADLCIECNKCVLVCPHAAIRATVVPESALADAPAGFETIPYKGREFPGGRYRLQASPADCTGCTLCVAVCPAEEKDGPGNEKGGRKALEMRPVQALTGQQEAFDFFRSLPAIPRESVPVTVKHSQLLEPLFEFSGACAGCGETPYIKMLTQLFGNRMVMANATGCSSIYGGNLPTTPYTTDASGHGPAWANSLFEDNAEFGLGLRVAIDGMAEQARDTLALLSAQLEPGLVTALLEADQSDSAGIAAQRTRVATLMAQLAPLKDPLARRLEQLADYLVRKCVWIVGGDGWAYDIGYGGLDHALASGRDVNILVMDTEVYSNTGGQQSKATPIGASAKFATAGRSAAKKDLGLMAMAYDHVYVARTAFGARDSHTLNALMEAEAYRGPSLVLAYSHCVAHGYELSHGLEHQKLAVESGHWSLYRRDPRRLADGKTALQLDSGAPSAGLAAFMAGESRFSAVERANPERYHALLDEAEAEIRRKRHLFEHMAGFKE; from the coding sequence ATGGACGGCAACGAGGCGGCGGCCTCGGTGGCTTACCGCGCCAGCGACGTCATCGCGATCTATCCGATCACGCCCAGCTCGCCGATGGGGGAGTTCGCCGACGAATGGTCGGCGGCGCGTCGTCCCAACCTGTGGGGCGGCGTGCCCCAGGTGGTGGAGATGCAGTCGGAAGGCGGTGCCGCCGGTGCGGTCCACGGCGCGTTGCAGGCGGGCGCGCTGGCCACGACCTTCACCGCGTCGCAGGGCCTGCTGCTGATGATCCCCAACATGTACAAGATCGCCGGAGAGCTGACGCCCTTCTGCATGCATGTGGCGGCGCGCACGCTGGCGACCCACGCGCTGTCGATCTTCGGCGACCATTCCGATGTGATGGCCTGCCGCCAGACCGGCTTCGCCATGCTGGCCTCGGCCAATGTGCAGGAGGCGCAGGATCTGGCGCTGGTCGCCCATGCCGCCACCCTGCGGGCGCGCGTGCCCTTCCTGCATTTCTTCGACGGCTTCCGCACCTCGCATGAGTTCAACTGCGTTGAGCCCTTCGCCGACGGGGATCTGCGCGCCCTGATCGACGATGCTTGTGTCGACGCCCACCGCCGCCGCGGCCTGACGCCCGACCATCCCGTCGTCCGCGGCACCGCGCAGAATCCCGACGTCTTCTTCCAGGCCCGTGAGGCCGCCAACTCCTGGTACGAGGCCTGCCCGGCCATCGTGCAGGAGATGATGGACCAACTCGCCGCCCGCACCGGCCGCGCCTACCGCCTGTTCGATTATCACGGCCATCCGCAGGCGGAGCGGGTGGTGATCGTCATGGGGTCGGGGGCCGAGACCTGCAACGGTGCGGTTGATCGGCTGGTGGGGGAGGGCGAGCGGGTCGGCTGCCTGACCGTCCGCCTGTTCCGCCCCTTCGCGATTGCCGACTTCGTCTCCGCCCTGCCGCCGACGGTGCGCCGCATCGCCGTGCTCGACCGCACCAAGGAGCCGGGAGCGGTCGCCGATCCGCTCTATCTCGACGTGGTCGCCGCCCTGGCCGAGGCCCGCGCCGCCGACCCGTCCGCCATCGACCCCGTGGTGATCGCCGGCCGCTACGGCCTGTCCTCCAAGGAATTCACCCCCGCCATGGCGAAGGCGGTGTTCGACGAGTTGGGCCGCGACCGGCCGAAGCGCCGCTTCACCATCGGCATCACCGACGACGTCACCCATCACTCGGTCCCCTGGGACCCGGCTTGGGGCGTGGAGGAGCCGGGCGTGTCGCGCGCCGTCTTCTTCGGCCTCGGCGCCGACGGCACGGTCGGCGCCAACAAGAACTCGCTCAAGATCATCCAGTCCCGAACCGGCGGCCACGCCCAGGCCTATTTCGTCTATGACAGCCGCAAGTCCGGCTCGACCACCGTCTCGCACCTGCGCTTTTCCAAGGACCCGATCCGCGCCCCCTACCTGATCGGCCGGGCCGAGTTCGTCGCCTGCCACCATCTGCCGCTGATGGAGCGGGTGGAGGTGGTGGAGATGGCCGCGCCCGGCGCCACGATCCTGCTGAACGCCCCCGGCACGCCGCAGCAGGTGTGGGACAGCCTGCCGGCCGAGGTGCAGCGCCTCTGCATCGAACGCAAACTGTCGCTGCACGCCATCGACGCCGGTGCGGTGGCGCGCGAGGTCGGGCTCGGCCGCCGCGTCAACACCATCATGCAGACCTGCTTCTTCAAGCTGTCCGGCGTGATGCCCGTCGAGGACGCCATCGCCGAGATCAAGGCGGCCATCGCCAAGACCTACGCCCGCCGCGGTGAGGAGGTGGTGAAACGCAACGTCGCTGCCGTGGATCAGGCGCTGACCCACCTGCGTCCCGTTCCGGTCCCCGACCATGTCACCGCCGACCACGACCGCCCGGCCCCCGTACCCGAAACGGCTCCCGATTTCGTCAAGCGCGTCACCGCCATGATGATCGCCGGACATGGCGACCGGCTGCCGGTGTCGGCCTTCCCGGTGGACGGCACATGGCCGACCGGCACCTCCAAATATGAGCACCGCAACATCGCGGCGGAGGCGCCGGGCTGGAACGCCGACCTCTGCATCGAATGCAACAAGTGCGTGCTGGTCTGCCCGCATGCCGCCATCCGCGCCACGGTGGTGCCGGAGTCGGCGCTGGCCGACGCACCCGCCGGCTTCGAGACCATCCCCTACAAGGGCCGCGAATTCCCCGGCGGCCGCTATCGCCTGCAGGCCTCGCCCGCCGACTGCACCGGCTGCACGCTGTGCGTCGCCGTTTGTCCTGCGGAAGAGAAAGATGGCCCAGGAAACGAAAAGGGCGGCCGCAAGGCGCTGGAAATGCGCCCGGTCCAGGCGCTGACCGGCCAGCAGGAGGCCTTTGACTTCTTCCGCAGCCTGCCCGCCATCCCGCGCGAGTCGGTCCCCGTCACCGTCAAGCACAGCCAGTTGCTGGAGCCGCTGTTCGAGTTCTCCGGCGCCTGCGCCGGCTGTGGCGAGACGCCTTACATCAAGATGCTGACCCAGCTGTTCGGCAACCGCATGGTGATGGCGAACGCCACCGGCTGCTCCTCGATTTATGGCGGCAATCTGCCGACCACGCCCTACACCACAGACGCCAGCGGCCATGGCCCGGCCTGGGCCAATTCTCTGTTCGAGGACAATGCGGAGTTCGGCCTCGGCCTGCGCGTCGCCATCGACGGCATGGCCGAACAGGCGCGCGACACGCTGGCCCTGCTGTCGGCCCAACTGGAACCCGGTCTGGTGACCGCGCTGCTGGAGGCCGACCAGTCCGACTCCGCCGGCATCGCCGCCCAGCGCACCCGCGTCGCCACCCTGATGGCACAGCTCGCGCCGCTGAAGGACCCGCTGGCCCGTCGGCTGGAGCAACTGGCCGACTATCTGGTCCGCAAATGCGTGTGGATCGTCGGCGGCGACGGCTGGGCCTACGACATCGGCTATGGCGGGCTGGACCACGCACTGGCCTCCGGCCGCGACGTGAACATCCTGGTGATGGACACGGAGGTCTATTCCAACACCGGCGGCCAGCAGTCGAAGGCCACGCCCATCGGCGCCTCGGCGAAGTTCGCCACTGCCGGCCGGTCGGCGGCCAAAAAGGATCTGGGGCTGATGGCCATGGCCTACGACCATGTCTATGTCGCCCGCACCGCCTTCGGCGCCCGCGACAGCCACACGCTGAACGCCCTGATGGAGGCCGAAGCCTACCGCGGCCCGTCGCTGGTCCTGGCCTACAGCCATTGCGTCGCCCATGGCTACGAACTGTCGCACGGGCTGGAACACCAGAAGCTGGCGGTGGAGAGCGGCCATTGGTCGCTCTACCGCCGCGACCCGCGCCGGCTGGCCGACGGCAAGACCGCCCTGCAACTGGACAGCGGCGCACCCTCCGCCGGCCTTGCCGCCTTCATGGCCGGCGAGTCCCGCTTCAGCGCGGTGGAGCGTGCCAACCCCGAGCGCTATCACGCGCTGCTGGACGAAGCCGAAGCGGAGATCCGCCGCAAGCGCCACCTGTTCGAGCATATGGCGGGGTTCAAGGAGTAG
- a CDS encoding tagaturonate reductase produces the protein MRSLTRDQLAGGAFDVVHTDGAPTLPVTILQVGDGNFLRGFVDWMVDVTNGQGLTKAGVAIAQPLDQGIAPLLKAQDNLYTVLLRGIENGREVESRRVVTCVSEALNPYADWARMVELATSPALRFFVSNTTEAGIADREEAYAPGTCPDSFPAKVAALLHARYKALGGSADSGLVFLPCELIEANGANLKRIVLAHAKRWGLEAGFADWIETHNHFLNTLVDRIVPGYPKDEATALGAKWGYEDKLAVAAEPFHVWVIEGPAHLADELPLHKAGLNVVWTDDLQPYRTRKVRILNGAHTASALGAYCAGLDTVKSMMDDATVSAYLNTVMFEEIVPYVPLPEAERQDYARTIMERFGNPYIRHELISITLNSVSKWQVRVLPSLKDAVTRNGSAPAGLSFSLAALLRFYRGTLADGAYTGTREAGSYPISDNAEVIAAMSAAWGANAGDAKALVAAILSDARLWKEDLTAIPGLAARVADSLAAIEAKGMKAAMAELVAG, from the coding sequence ATGCGTTCCCTGACCCGTGACCAGCTTGCCGGCGGCGCGTTCGACGTCGTTCACACCGATGGCGCTCCGACCCTGCCCGTGACCATCCTCCAGGTCGGCGACGGCAATTTCCTGCGCGGTTTCGTCGATTGGATGGTCGATGTCACCAACGGCCAGGGGCTGACCAAAGCCGGCGTCGCCATCGCCCAGCCGCTCGACCAGGGCATCGCCCCGCTGCTGAAGGCGCAGGACAACCTCTACACCGTCCTGCTGCGCGGCATCGAGAATGGGCGCGAGGTCGAATCCCGCCGCGTCGTTACCTGTGTGTCGGAAGCGCTGAACCCCTACGCCGACTGGGCGCGGATGGTCGAGCTGGCCACGTCCCCGGCCCTGCGCTTCTTCGTCTCCAACACCACGGAGGCCGGCATCGCCGACCGCGAGGAGGCCTATGCCCCCGGTACCTGCCCGGACAGTTTTCCGGCCAAGGTCGCGGCCCTGCTGCACGCCCGCTACAAGGCGCTGGGCGGCAGCGCCGACAGCGGTCTGGTGTTCCTGCCCTGCGAGCTGATCGAGGCCAACGGGGCCAATCTGAAGCGCATCGTGCTGGCCCACGCCAAGCGCTGGGGCCTGGAGGCCGGCTTTGCCGACTGGATCGAGACTCACAACCACTTCCTGAACACGCTGGTCGACCGCATCGTCCCCGGCTACCCCAAGGACGAGGCCACCGCCCTCGGCGCCAAGTGGGGCTATGAAGACAAGCTGGCCGTCGCCGCCGAGCCGTTCCATGTCTGGGTGATCGAGGGTCCGGCCCATCTCGCCGACGAACTGCCGCTGCACAAGGCCGGCCTGAACGTGGTGTGGACCGACGACCTGCAGCCCTACCGCACCCGCAAGGTCCGCATCCTGAACGGCGCCCACACCGCCAGCGCGCTGGGCGCCTATTGCGCTGGTCTCGACACCGTCAAGTCGATGATGGACGACGCGACCGTCTCCGCCTACCTGAACACGGTGATGTTCGAGGAGATCGTCCCCTACGTGCCCCTGCCGGAGGCGGAGCGCCAGGACTACGCCCGCACCATCATGGAGCGGTTCGGCAACCCCTATATCCGGCACGAGCTGATCTCGATCACGCTGAACTCGGTGTCGAAGTGGCAGGTGCGCGTCCTGCCCAGCCTGAAGGACGCGGTCACCCGCAACGGCTCGGCCCCGGCTGGCCTGTCCTTCTCGCTGGCGGCCCTGCTGCGCTTCTATCGCGGCACGCTGGCCGACGGCGCCTACACCGGCACGCGCGAGGCCGGGTCCTACCCGATCAGCGACAATGCCGAGGTGATCGCCGCCATGAGCGCCGCCTGGGGCGCCAACGCCGGTGATGCCAAGGCGCTGGTCGCCGCCATCCTGTCCGACGCCCGCCTGTGGAAGGAGGACCTGACCGCCATCCCCGGCCTTGCCGCGCGGGTGGCCGACAGCCTCGCCGCCATCGAGGCGAAGGGCATGAAGGCCGCCATGGCCGAGTTGGTTGCCGGCTGA
- a CDS encoding LacI family DNA-binding transcriptional regulator, with product MQTTETRKRTRRGTQRVTMTDVAAAADVSPSTVSLYLRRPESVSRHLAERIARVIDEMGYVPNLVAGSLAAARSRTVGVILPSILNSFFAETYNTLQGMFQAAHYQTLLGVSEFSPEEEESLIRAFLAWSPAAMVVTGFHHTERTRAMLASCGVPVVEMWDMPGHPGEAVNISVGFSHFEVGRMQTSHLYDQGSRKVAYIGAAASQDLRVRSRTDGYEAEVMRRGLHDPIDFTVPDAATTEVGRWLIDEILTRHPDIDGVVCSNDALALGVLFEVTRRDLRVPDDLAVVGFGDLPFSNSCPPPLTTVRPPQREIGRLSATQILAALNGTRVTAKHHNLDCELVIRGSTRPLKKG from the coding sequence ATGCAGACGACCGAAACCAGGAAGCGGACGCGCCGCGGCACCCAGCGGGTGACGATGACCGACGTGGCCGCCGCCGCCGACGTGTCGCCCAGCACCGTCTCGCTCTATCTCCGCCGGCCGGAATCGGTGTCGCGCCACCTCGCCGAACGCATCGCGCGGGTGATCGACGAAATGGGCTATGTGCCCAATCTGGTCGCCGGCAGCCTCGCCGCCGCGCGCAGCCGCACCGTCGGCGTCATCCTGCCGTCGATCCTGAACTCCTTCTTCGCCGAGACCTACAACACGCTCCAGGGCATGTTCCAGGCGGCGCATTACCAGACCCTGCTGGGCGTCAGCGAATTCAGCCCGGAGGAGGAGGAAAGCCTGATCCGCGCCTTCCTCGCCTGGTCGCCGGCGGCGATGGTGGTGACCGGCTTCCACCACACCGAGCGGACCCGCGCCATGCTGGCCTCCTGCGGGGTGCCGGTGGTGGAGATGTGGGACATGCCGGGGCATCCCGGCGAGGCTGTCAACATCAGCGTCGGCTTCTCGCATTTCGAGGTCGGCCGCATGCAGACCAGCCACCTCTACGACCAGGGCAGCCGCAAGGTCGCCTATATCGGCGCCGCCGCCAGCCAGGACCTGCGCGTGCGCAGCCGCACCGACGGTTACGAGGCGGAGGTGATGCGCCGCGGCCTGCACGATCCCATCGACTTCACCGTTCCCGATGCGGCGACGACGGAGGTCGGCCGCTGGCTGATCGACGAGATCCTGACCCGCCATCCCGACATCGACGGCGTGGTCTGCTCCAACGACGCTCTGGCGCTGGGCGTGCTGTTCGAGGTCACCCGCCGCGACCTGCGCGTGCCCGACGATCTGGCGGTGGTGGGCTTCGGCGATCTGCCCTTCAGCAACTCCTGCCCGCCGCCGCTGACCACCGTCCGTCCGCCCCAGCGCGAGATCGGCCGTCTCAGCGCCACCCAGATCCTGGCGGCCTTGAACGGCACCCGCGTCACGGCGAAGCACCACAACCTGGACTGCGAACTGGTGATCCGCGGCAGCACCCGGCCGCTGAAGAAAGGGTAA
- a CDS encoding FAD-binding oxidoreductase, whose product MVLGLHSSRRNFLVGAGRFAGAAAAVRLMPGSAFAAEAGGALCPPPSAWSDLAKLVKGGVLRPEDPFFADVCRPNNLRYGATLPAGIARCASATDVQACIKWVKEQGMPFAVRSGGHNYAGFSTTPGLLIDMSKMAGAEALPGKDGLVKVLGGTLNSYVYKQMERLGRTITHGRCDSVGAAGFLLGGGIGFNMRKYGMASDLLRATELVTADGSHVKADADTDSALYWACRGGGGGNFGINTSFTLETRPAEAVTVFNLVWTENLPKVLKLLLTELASAPDDFGSKISVTIPSRQERCDKVPVSISVLGQLHKSKVSLREIFKSTWEMIDKSKSVVKEDVPYWTAQDFLVETTFPYYYQEKSSYMKAADIGDEAIAAMFDWAAKMPATSMPVAFKFFQVGGAINRVGPTESAYVHRGYDWLFSVEANWWRPTDSALLIEQALEWQQRFYDDVNRRTRAQGAFQNFPDPSLADWQRAYYGENLARLAQVKKAVDPAMLFTFAQAIRPA is encoded by the coding sequence ATGGTGCTCGGACTGCACTCTTCCCGCCGCAACTTCCTTGTCGGCGCCGGCCGTTTCGCGGGCGCGGCCGCCGCGGTCCGGCTGATGCCGGGCTCCGCCTTCGCGGCGGAGGCGGGCGGGGCGCTTTGCCCGCCGCCCTCGGCCTGGTCGGATCTGGCGAAATTGGTGAAGGGCGGGGTGCTGCGGCCGGAGGATCCCTTCTTCGCCGATGTCTGCCGCCCCAACAACCTGCGCTACGGCGCCACCCTGCCGGCCGGCATCGCCCGCTGCGCCAGCGCGACCGATGTCCAGGCCTGCATCAAGTGGGTGAAGGAGCAGGGCATGCCCTTCGCCGTGCGCTCCGGCGGCCACAACTACGCCGGCTTCTCCACCACGCCCGGCCTGCTGATCGACATGTCGAAGATGGCGGGGGCGGAAGCGCTGCCCGGCAAGGATGGGCTGGTCAAGGTGCTGGGCGGCACGCTCAACTCTTACGTCTACAAGCAGATGGAACGGCTGGGCCGCACCATCACCCACGGGCGCTGCGATTCCGTCGGCGCCGCCGGCTTCCTGCTGGGTGGCGGCATCGGCTTCAACATGCGCAAGTACGGCATGGCCTCCGATCTGCTGCGCGCGACGGAGTTGGTGACGGCCGACGGCAGCCACGTCAAGGCCGATGCCGACACCGACTCCGCCCTCTATTGGGCCTGCCGCGGCGGCGGCGGCGGCAATTTCGGCATCAACACCTCCTTCACCCTGGAAACCCGCCCGGCGGAGGCGGTCACCGTCTTCAATCTGGTCTGGACCGAGAACCTGCCGAAGGTCCTGAAGCTCCTGCTCACCGAACTGGCCAGCGCGCCCGACGATTTCGGCAGCAAGATCAGCGTCACCATTCCCAGCCGCCAGGAACGCTGCGACAAGGTGCCGGTCAGCATCTCCGTCCTCGGCCAGCTCCACAAGTCTAAGGTGTCGCTGCGGGAGATCTTCAAATCCACCTGGGAGATGATCGACAAGTCGAAGTCGGTGGTGAAGGAGGATGTGCCCTACTGGACGGCACAGGACTTCCTGGTGGAGACGACCTTCCCCTACTACTACCAGGAAAAATCCAGCTACATGAAGGCGGCGGACATCGGCGACGAGGCCATCGCCGCGATGTTCGATTGGGCGGCGAAGATGCCCGCCACCTCGATGCCGGTGGCCTTCAAGTTCTTCCAGGTCGGCGGCGCCATCAACCGCGTCGGCCCGACCGAGAGCGCCTATGTGCACCGCGGCTATGACTGGCTGTTCTCGGTCGAGGCCAACTGGTGGCGGCCGACGGACTCCGCCCTGCTGATCGAGCAGGCGCTGGAGTGGCAGCAGCGCTTCTACGACGACGTCAACCGCCGCACCAGGGCGCAGGGCGCCTTCCAGAACTTCCCCGATCCGTCGCTGGCCGATTGGCAGCGGGCTTATTACGGCGAAAATCTCGCCAGGCTGGCCCAGGTGAAGAAGGCGGTCGACCCGGCCATGCTCTTTACCTTCGCCCAGGCGATCCGCCCGGCGTAA
- the pflA gene encoding pyruvate formate-lyase-activating protein, producing MTPTLPQARPGSVSGWIHSVETGGTVDGPGIRYVLFMSGCPLRCLYCHNPDTQHMHDGTRTTSTEVLEDIALYAEFLKRAHGGLTLSGGEPLVQPEFAAAILRGAKALGMHTALDTSGFLGNHADDHLLEDVDLVLLDIKAFSEKTYRHLTGVPLRPTLEFAERLAGMNKRIWLRYVLVPNLTDDAAEIDGLAEFVAGLGVVDRVDVLPFHKMGEHKWKALGRKYMLTDTEPPSRELVERVRGQFQARGLRAD from the coding sequence ATGACACCCACCCTCCCCCAAGCCCGCCCCGGCTCCGTTTCCGGCTGGATCCATTCGGTCGAGACCGGCGGTACGGTGGATGGGCCGGGGATTCGCTATGTGCTGTTCATGTCCGGCTGTCCGCTGCGCTGCCTGTACTGCCACAATCCCGATACCCAGCACATGCATGACGGGACTCGGACGACCTCGACCGAAGTCCTCGAAGACATCGCTCTCTATGCCGAATTCCTGAAGCGCGCCCATGGCGGGCTGACGCTGAGCGGCGGCGAGCCGCTGGTGCAGCCGGAGTTCGCCGCCGCCATCCTGCGCGGGGCGAAGGCGCTGGGCATGCACACCGCGCTCGACACCTCCGGCTTCCTCGGCAACCATGCCGACGACCATCTGCTGGAGGATGTCGATCTCGTCCTTCTCGACATCAAGGCCTTTTCCGAGAAGACCTATCGCCACCTGACCGGCGTTCCGCTGCGCCCGACGCTGGAGTTCGCGGAGCGGCTGGCCGGGATGAACAAGCGCATCTGGCTGCGCTATGTGCTGGTCCCCAACCTGACCGACGACGCGGCCGAGATCGACGGGCTGGCGGAGTTCGTCGCCGGGCTGGGCGTGGTCGACCGGGTCGACGTGCTGCCCTTCCACAAGATGGGCGAGCATAAGTGGAAGGCATTGGGGCGCAAATACATGCTGACCGACACCGAACCGCCCTCGCGCGAGTTGGTGGAGCGGGTGCGGGGGCAGTTCCAGGCGCGGGGGCTGCGGGCGGACTGA